From Segatella copri, the proteins below share one genomic window:
- a CDS encoding site-specific DNA-methyltransferase: protein MAAINDLIARIQDPELRLHVAKEVKELTKHKKFGLVFENHVPEMTLLYDYPISRGCKVIRKVDDDKRLTEDILWEVMSVCRGMATCHHSITGEELQVSCQDLICVAKNGEPIYPCLKYVDSVQNAPDSGLWHTLIEADNFYALQLLAYLYPQQVDCIYIDPPYNSGATDWKYNNNYVDGNDSYRHSKWLAMMESRLLLTKKLLNPKNSVLIVTIDEKEYLHLGCLLEEMFPEANIQMVSSVIAQSGVARSNSFYRTNEFLYIVQFGDSAVQKLPLSEEWELGKNKSQGAQGIVWNQLRRTGTNSLRTDRQNLFYPIIFNENASQILDIGEAMPLSEHPSSVMEKKANRLYLWPIRPNGTEGNWQLGKDELKERLSKGYIKWGKITNTGIYVTFLKRGSIQKIEDKEVNVVGRDVVSGTVLVDNSNYSRSFIPGTQWNIANHDASYKGTQLLSKFIGNRFPFPKSLYAVHDVIRFFVANNPNALILDFFSGSGTTLHAVNLLNKEDGGHRRCIMVTNNEVSAEEEKAFRAKGLHKGDEEWEKFGIARYVNWPRTKCSILGVDVNGNPIQGDYITSNTEEKVVKRSIKQISLDLRDDSLGTKLKKQIVGLIGDKKMPQNAVKAECPYLVPEDANNAILFDVTKIDGFMEDIHESIDTIYVVTSNNKAFTAAKKELDELPEKIKTVPVTIPMAEGFVANAAYYKLTFLDKDKVSLGAQLNELLPILWMKAGAHGVCPTHVDGEFMVFPENKMAVLNDEFAIDELKEALRDKPEVETVYIIEDSEENYRTLAASLNVKQTYQLYRDYLDNFKINIERKQ from the coding sequence ATGGCAGCGATTAATGATTTAATTGCTCGAATACAAGATCCGGAACTTCGCCTTCATGTGGCAAAGGAGGTGAAAGAGCTGACCAAGCATAAAAAGTTTGGACTTGTGTTTGAGAATCATGTGCCAGAGATGACTTTGCTCTATGACTATCCTATCAGCCGTGGATGCAAGGTGATTCGCAAGGTGGATGATGACAAAAGGCTCACAGAGGATATTCTTTGGGAGGTGATGAGTGTGTGCCGTGGGATGGCTACTTGCCACCATTCTATAACAGGTGAGGAACTGCAAGTTTCTTGCCAAGACCTCATTTGTGTGGCAAAGAATGGTGAGCCTATTTACCCTTGCCTCAAATATGTGGACTCTGTTCAAAATGCTCCAGATAGCGGCCTTTGGCATACGTTGATAGAAGCGGACAATTTTTATGCTCTCCAGCTCTTGGCTTATCTTTATCCGCAACAGGTGGATTGTATCTATATAGACCCTCCTTACAATAGTGGTGCTACCGACTGGAAATACAACAACAATTATGTGGATGGAAACGATAGTTACCGTCATAGCAAGTGGTTGGCTATGATGGAGAGTCGGCTGTTGCTTACCAAGAAATTGCTGAATCCTAAGAATTCGGTGCTGATTGTAACTATTGATGAAAAGGAGTATTTGCATCTTGGATGCTTATTGGAGGAAATGTTTCCTGAGGCAAATATTCAGATGGTGAGTAGCGTAATAGCACAAAGTGGTGTGGCTAGAAGTAATTCCTTTTATCGAACAAACGAGTTTCTTTATATAGTACAATTTGGGGATAGTGCTGTTCAAAAATTACCTTTATCCGAAGAATGGGAGTTAGGGAAAAATAAAAGTCAAGGTGCTCAAGGTATAGTTTGGAATCAATTAAGAAGAACAGGAACTAATAGCTTAAGAACAGATAGGCAAAATTTGTTTTATCCTATCATTTTCAATGAAAATGCCTCTCAAATCTTGGACATAGGCGAAGCTATGCCTTTGTCAGAACATCCTTCTTCTGTAATGGAGAAAAAGGCTAATCGTTTGTATTTATGGCCAATTAGACCGAATGGAACAGAAGGAAACTGGCAATTAGGGAAAGATGAATTAAAGGAACGTTTGTCTAAAGGTTATATAAAATGGGGAAAAATTACGAATACGGGTATCTATGTTACTTTTTTAAAAAGGGGAAGCATACAAAAAATAGAAGATAAAGAAGTAAATGTTGTTGGTAGGGATGTTGTAAGTGGAACAGTACTTGTTGATAATTCCAATTATTCTAGGTCTTTTATTCCTGGAACACAATGGAATATTGCAAATCATGATGCTAGTTATAAAGGGACACAACTTTTGTCTAAATTTATCGGTAATCGTTTTCCATTCCCGAAATCCCTCTATGCCGTTCATGACGTCATCCGTTTCTTCGTTGCCAACAACCCAAACGCTCTCATCCTCGATTTCTTCTCGGGCAGTGGTACAACCCTTCATGCTGTTAATCTCTTGAATAAGGAGGATGGCGGACATCGCCGTTGCATCATGGTGACCAACAATGAGGTGAGTGCCGAGGAGGAAAAGGCATTCCGAGCCAAAGGTTTGCACAAGGGTGATGAGGAATGGGAGAAGTTTGGCATCGCTCGCTATGTGAACTGGCCTCGTACAAAATGCTCCATTCTTGGTGTGGATGTGAATGGAAACCCAATCCAGGGAGATTACATTACTTCCAATACGGAAGAGAAGGTGGTAAAAAGAAGTATCAAGCAAATTAGCCTTGACCTTCGTGATGATTCCTTGGGAACAAAATTGAAGAAACAAATCGTTGGCTTGATTGGCGACAAGAAAATGCCACAAAATGCGGTTAAGGCTGAATGCCCATATCTTGTGCCAGAGGATGCTAATAATGCAATCCTCTTCGACGTTACCAAGATAGACGGGTTTATGGAGGATATTCATGAGAGTATTGATACCATCTACGTGGTTACTTCTAATAATAAGGCATTCACCGCAGCCAAGAAGGAACTGGATGAGTTGCCCGAAAAGATAAAGACTGTACCTGTTACGATTCCGATGGCTGAAGGCTTTGTTGCAAATGCGGCTTACTATAAGTTGACTTTCCTTGATAAAGATAAGGTTTCGCTTGGCGCCCAGTTGAACGAACTGCTGCCTATCTTGTGGATGAAAGCAGGTGCCCATGGTGTGTGTCCTACTCATGTGGATGGTGAGTTTATGGTATTTCCCGAGAACAAGATGGCTGTCTTGAACGATGAGTTTGCCATAGACGAGCTGAAAGAGGCATTGCGGGACAAGCCAGAGGTGGAGACCGTTTACATCATCGAAGATAGTGAGGAGAATTATCGCACGTTGGCTGCAAGTCTGAATGTTAAGCAGACTTATCAGCTTTACCGTGACTATCTCGACAACTTTAAGATTAATATAGAAAGAAAACAATAA
- a CDS encoding Piwi domain-containing protein, with translation MEINSFAIKVKKEPTAISLFAGVGGLCTNLQKSIKSGSVHFSKLRDTLIWKKLNAPENIDEVYFPVWEDELEANLKDTKNSLKELILDNLNTEEDIRLTKAYLYRKIIRYFRQYGCPCKKDFIGGIEVYIKEADEGTNYWTYQRYGLTIRYNDQIKDGWQLDITQGSKSLVGKTPIYLLQSLQDEQFRVIAGTMILKKSEIGQHHMEATNGKIYPIVNHSIKSGLKIPTHYHRDGNKYVTKYNGIRNFISKWINIPAFTESVGVDLPNNAHFIQLAEEKINIVEEKAKMLRFGNNQTNVSPGYCFKRFGAAERPTEHRHFFICPRSQNFTLWRLYYIFQQGKDSKNAPKNRLSPDDIDTNNYLYHTIWMGNHAWANGMNFMFSDDEHALAELENHLTAMNFEHDKKYFAIIISDVDRDDVSSPHYHLYYDMKYLLMKYNIGSQVIHKKRVDENSFINYMVPNIAAAIAGKEGGKAWKIAYPSQENDMIVGIGAYREHGINQQYIGSAVCLDKEGELHNFDACLKGNFEELRATLIKAILNFYGKFKHPSRLIIYYHKKLNREESDIIEDALRTCQVSCPVIVIHVTETDNEDLMAFDTSCTNVLMPVSGTYIHLRTRKGCHEYLLYNNERYGGFGEKMPFLRPFPVKISIMPGRRNKKELTEQDVKEIVTLTYQTTRINWKSVSMRSMPITIAYAALVAKFVPHFPNGQLTEFGKNNLWML, from the coding sequence ATGGAAATCAATTCATTCGCTATAAAAGTAAAGAAAGAGCCTACAGCCATCAGTCTTTTCGCTGGTGTAGGAGGTCTATGCACTAACCTCCAAAAATCTATCAAGAGCGGGAGCGTTCATTTCAGCAAATTGCGAGACACACTTATTTGGAAAAAACTCAATGCTCCTGAAAACATAGACGAGGTATACTTCCCTGTCTGGGAAGATGAATTAGAAGCCAACTTGAAGGATACGAAAAACTCCCTAAAAGAACTAATTCTTGACAACCTCAACACGGAGGAAGACATTCGCTTGACCAAGGCATACCTATATAGAAAAATCATTCGCTACTTTCGACAATATGGTTGTCCTTGCAAGAAGGATTTCATTGGTGGCATAGAAGTTTACATCAAGGAAGCGGACGAGGGTACCAATTACTGGACATACCAGCGATATGGCTTGACCATAAGATACAATGACCAGATAAAGGATGGTTGGCAACTAGATATTACACAAGGAAGCAAATCCCTTGTCGGGAAAACACCTATTTACCTCTTGCAGTCCCTGCAAGATGAGCAATTTCGTGTCATCGCAGGAACTATGATTCTGAAGAAATCAGAAATAGGACAACACCACATGGAGGCTACAAATGGGAAAATATACCCCATCGTAAACCACAGCATCAAGAGCGGACTCAAAATCCCTACTCACTACCATCGAGATGGCAACAAATATGTTACTAAATATAACGGCATAAGAAATTTCATATCCAAATGGATAAACATTCCAGCTTTCACTGAAAGCGTAGGAGTGGATTTGCCCAACAACGCCCACTTCATTCAACTGGCTGAAGAGAAAATCAACATCGTCGAGGAAAAAGCCAAAATGCTGAGATTTGGCAACAACCAGACAAATGTTAGTCCAGGCTACTGCTTCAAGAGATTTGGAGCTGCAGAGCGTCCTACAGAACATCGACATTTCTTTATCTGTCCACGTTCTCAGAATTTTACCCTTTGGCGTCTGTACTACATTTTCCAACAAGGAAAGGATTCCAAGAATGCTCCCAAAAACCGCCTGTCACCAGATGACATCGACACAAACAATTATCTATACCATACGATATGGATGGGCAATCATGCCTGGGCAAATGGCATGAACTTTATGTTCTCTGACGACGAGCATGCTTTGGCGGAACTAGAGAACCATCTTACGGCGATGAACTTCGAGCACGACAAGAAATACTTTGCTATCATCATTTCAGACGTAGACAGAGATGATGTCTCATCACCTCATTACCACCTCTATTACGACATGAAGTATCTCTTGATGAAATATAACATTGGCTCACAAGTGATTCACAAAAAGAGAGTGGATGAGAACAGTTTTATCAATTATATGGTGCCCAACATCGCAGCAGCTATAGCCGGCAAAGAAGGGGGCAAAGCATGGAAGATAGCCTATCCTAGCCAAGAGAATGATATGATTGTAGGAATCGGTGCTTACAGAGAGCATGGCATCAACCAACAATATATCGGATCAGCAGTATGCCTCGACAAAGAGGGAGAGTTACACAACTTTGATGCTTGTCTCAAAGGCAACTTCGAAGAGTTGAGAGCCACCCTTATCAAGGCTATATTGAACTTCTACGGAAAGTTCAAGCACCCCTCACGCCTCATCATCTATTATCACAAGAAGCTGAATCGTGAAGAGTCTGACATCATAGAGGATGCCTTGCGAACCTGTCAAGTTAGTTGTCCTGTCATTGTAATCCATGTCACAGAGACGGACAATGAGGACTTAATGGCTTTCGACACATCGTGCACCAACGTGCTGATGCCAGTAAGCGGCACATACATACATCTCCGCACTCGTAAAGGTTGCCACGAATACCTCTTATACAACAATGAGAGATATGGTGGATTTGGTGAAAAAATGCCGTTTCTCAGACCGTTCCCTGTCAAGATTTCCATCATGCCAGGAAGACGGAACAAAAAGGAATTGACAGAACAAGACGTCAAGGAGATTGTCACCTTGACCTATCAGACCACTCGCATCAACTGGAAATCTGTTTCCATGCGAAGTATGCCTATCACCATTGCGTATGCAGCACTGGTCGCTAAGTTTGTACCACATTTCCCGAATGGGCAATTAACTGAGTTTGGAAAAAATAATCTTTGGATGCTATGA
- a CDS encoding Abi family protein codes for MQYNKQYTAPSELLRIMEGRGLDCSDVSDAEALLKSIGYYRLSGYLYPFLKIPKEEHLFKVKSSLGKAIQLYDFDRDLRLLIFNQIERIEIAVRSAIVNISCAETNDVFWMTNSSCFAHLDKFSKTKSLIDKELQNTREDFINHFNHVYDNPYPPSWMISEIIPLVVLTRIYENIASNQLRKKIARYFGLTVPVFISWMTIITLTRNTCCHHARLWNRYLSLRALAMNRPSFPWVSNDVVQGKVFFTLCILKHFIDVVYPRNSFKQDLVELLKKYPIVDTKAMGFPEKWQEQQLWQ; via the coding sequence ATGCAGTACAATAAACAATATACAGCCCCATCAGAGCTATTAAGAATAATGGAAGGTAGAGGTTTGGATTGTTCGGATGTATCTGATGCCGAAGCTTTGCTAAAATCAATAGGTTATTACCGATTGAGTGGCTATTTGTACCCTTTTCTTAAAATTCCTAAGGAAGAGCATCTCTTTAAGGTAAAAAGCAGTTTGGGTAAGGCAATCCAACTTTATGACTTTGATAGGGATTTGCGTTTGTTGATATTTAACCAGATTGAGCGTATAGAGATAGCTGTAAGAAGTGCAATTGTTAATATATCGTGTGCAGAGACTAACGATGTGTTTTGGATGACTAACTCTTCTTGCTTTGCTCATCTTGACAAATTTTCTAAGACAAAATCACTGATAGATAAGGAACTACAGAATACACGTGAGGATTTTATAAATCATTTCAATCATGTTTACGACAATCCTTACCCTCCATCGTGGATGATTTCAGAAATCATTCCTTTAGTTGTATTGACGAGAATATATGAAAATATAGCTAGTAACCAGCTACGTAAGAAAATAGCAAGATATTTTGGCTTGACAGTTCCTGTTTTTATTTCTTGGATGACTATAATAACATTGACAAGAAATACTTGTTGCCATCATGCGCGCCTTTGGAACAGATATTTGTCTTTGCGTGCATTGGCAATGAATCGACCAAGCTTTCCGTGGGTGTCAAATGATGTCGTGCAAGGAAAGGTGTTCTTTACCCTTTGTATATTGAAGCATTTTATAGATGTGGTCTATCCTCGAAATTCTTTCAAGCAGGATTTAGTAGAGCTATTAAAGAAGTATCCAATTGTTGATACCAAAGCAATGGGGTTTCCTGAAAAGTGGCAAGAGCAACAGTTGTGGCAATAG
- a CDS encoding helix-turn-helix domain-containing protein — MQSTQAVQAPTLTPLDQWHDNYEVMEMFHISQRTLQTLRSNGKLPFAKMGGRCYYKESDLQQLLEESYRDSRVKPMPKDKVMPKVEQPAKEGGTPCQ; from the coding sequence GTGCAGTCTACACAAGCCGTGCAAGCTCCTACCCTCACCCCACTCGACCAGTGGCACGACAACTATGAGGTGATGGAGATGTTTCACATCAGTCAGCGTACCTTGCAGACGCTCCGTTCCAACGGCAAGCTGCCCTTCGCCAAGATGGGCGGAAGATGCTACTACAAGGAAAGCGACCTGCAACAACTCTTGGAGGAATCCTACAGAGACAGCAGAGTGAAGCCTATGCCAAAAGACAAGGTTATGCCAAAGGTCGAGCAACCAGCAAAGGAAGGAGGCACACCATGCCAATGA
- a CDS encoding BT4734/BF3469 family protein yields MPMTIDQLHEHRMQYYRHPISNVLSHNRVSIYHLWTYITNPLLYKQATDTLRGIADEKERKAFKAKEFDYILASGTFSSRNDQGLIQHSSLLCIDIDHIGYEQVEDLKQQFIHDEVMKENFELELAFRSPSGDGLKLIVAIDLQEADHATWFLALQNYIRLNYGVDIDPACKNVSRACFLPYDRHCYVNPLVCPF; encoded by the coding sequence ATGCCAATGACCATTGACCAACTCCACGAGCATCGGATGCAGTATTACCGACATCCCATCTCTAACGTGTTGAGCCACAACCGTGTGAGCATCTACCATCTTTGGACTTACATCACCAACCCTCTGCTCTACAAGCAAGCCACGGACACGCTCCGTGGCATTGCCGACGAGAAAGAGCGCAAGGCTTTCAAGGCAAAGGAGTTTGACTACATCCTAGCAAGCGGCACCTTCAGCAGTCGCAACGACCAAGGTCTCATCCAGCACTCCAGTCTGCTCTGCATCGACATCGACCACATCGGTTACGAACAGGTGGAAGACCTCAAGCAGCAATTCATACACGATGAGGTGATGAAGGAAAACTTCGAACTGGAACTGGCCTTCCGCAGTCCTTCGGGTGATGGACTGAAGCTCATCGTAGCAATAGACTTGCAAGAGGCTGACCATGCAACTTGGTTTCTTGCTCTGCAAAACTACATTCGATTGAACTATGGAGTGGACATTGACCCTGCTTGCAAAAACGTGAGCCGAGCCTGTTTCCTACCCTACGACCGACATTGTTACGTGAACCCACTCGTATGCCCTTTTTAA
- a CDS encoding DUF3987 domain-containing protein gives MTINKSFSPKQWANINTAEQIRTVTNRIVEMGIDITAGYNRWRNIAFGISLEMGEEGRSFFHAISRFNADYNHKECDKLYDDCIKRLNSNSNHSGISIASFFGYAKEAGVNITMGVANSTKNAISTNIANDANLANSANDANTEEPIPLPTFSDKVATNLPPIFKDITTLGKTPTEKDMLLLASITILSGAFPEVFAIYDDMRVYPNLFTFLVANAASGKGRTSACLKLVSPIEQEIREANKQEVDDYQQQLADLRALGNKKSVAMPMPKEPPYRSMLIPANCSSTAIYQALHDNHDQGITFETEADSLANTLKSDYGNFSDGLRKGFHHEDITYRRRKENEHVEIHNPKWTVYLTGTPGQVNNLIPSPENGLFSRFLFMKVDIPAKWHNVFSKAKRTIDEEMETIGKRVFRIHQHLVASKSMKPKTGQSYSNDILFELTDAQGEQFNKYFESLVEEYKNMLGRDFVASIYRLGLSTFRIAMVLSIARLEETLSESSTTSISENATTSIICRDEDLDNAITIADTLMQHAAKIFATLMPNKEEDGTLGIKLSPKSERLFENLPDKFNRQTVLSIGKKLGIPQRTAEKYVGEYVNKHGLCKRTGNGEYEKVKQQNADERSLLPMLGKC, from the coding sequence ATGACAATAAATAAATCATTCAGCCCAAAGCAATGGGCTAACATCAATACTGCGGAACAAATCCGCACAGTGACCAATCGTATCGTAGAGATGGGTATCGACATCACCGCAGGCTATAACCGTTGGCGCAACATCGCCTTTGGTATCTCGCTCGAAATGGGCGAAGAAGGCAGAAGCTTCTTCCACGCCATCAGTCGATTCAATGCCGATTACAACCACAAGGAATGCGACAAGCTCTATGACGACTGTATCAAGCGACTCAATTCCAACAGCAACCATTCTGGCATCAGCATTGCTTCTTTCTTCGGTTATGCCAAGGAAGCAGGGGTTAACATTACCATGGGAGTTGCTAACAGCACAAAAAACGCAATCTCTACAAACATTGCAAATGATGCAAACCTTGCAAACTCTGCAAATGATGCAAACACAGAAGAACCCATCCCTCTGCCAACCTTCAGCGACAAAGTAGCCACCAACTTGCCCCCAATCTTCAAGGACATCACAACCTTGGGCAAGACACCTACCGAGAAAGACATGCTCTTGCTTGCCTCCATCACCATTCTGAGCGGAGCCTTCCCAGAGGTCTTCGCCATCTATGATGACATGCGAGTATATCCTAACCTCTTCACCTTCCTCGTGGCAAACGCAGCCAGCGGCAAAGGACGTACCTCTGCTTGCCTCAAGCTGGTGAGTCCTATAGAGCAAGAAATACGTGAGGCCAATAAACAGGAGGTGGACGATTACCAACAGCAACTCGCTGACCTGCGTGCCTTGGGCAACAAAAAGTCCGTTGCCATGCCTATGCCCAAGGAACCGCCTTATCGCTCAATGTTGATACCAGCCAACTGTTCCTCTACCGCTATCTACCAAGCCCTCCACGACAACCACGACCAAGGGATCACCTTCGAGACTGAGGCTGATTCGCTCGCCAACACCCTCAAGAGCGACTATGGCAATTTCTCCGATGGTCTGCGCAAGGGTTTCCATCATGAGGACATCACCTATCGACGTCGCAAGGAGAACGAGCACGTGGAGATTCACAACCCTAAATGGACGGTCTATCTCACAGGTACACCAGGACAGGTGAACAACCTCATCCCTTCACCTGAGAACGGACTTTTCTCCCGCTTTCTCTTCATGAAGGTGGATATTCCTGCCAAATGGCACAACGTGTTCAGCAAGGCTAAGCGCACCATCGACGAGGAAATGGAAACCATCGGCAAGCGTGTGTTCCGCATCCATCAGCATTTGGTTGCTAGCAAGAGTATGAAGCCAAAGACTGGTCAGTCCTACTCGAATGACATCCTGTTTGAACTGACTGATGCACAAGGTGAGCAATTCAACAAATACTTCGAGAGCCTAGTGGAGGAATACAAGAACATGTTGGGCAGAGACTTTGTGGCAAGCATCTACCGACTGGGACTGAGCACCTTCCGCATCGCCATGGTTTTGAGTATCGCAAGATTGGAGGAAACGCTTTCCGAAAGTTCCACAACCTCCATCTCTGAGAATGCAACAACCTCCATTATTTGCCGAGACGAAGACTTGGACAATGCCATAACCATCGCCGACACACTGATGCAGCACGCCGCAAAAATCTTTGCCACGCTTATGCCAAACAAGGAGGAAGACGGAACATTGGGAATCAAACTAAGCCCTAAGAGCGAAAGACTCTTCGAGAACCTTCCCGACAAGTTCAATCGCCAAACGGTTCTTTCTATCGGAAAAAAGCTTGGCATTCCTCAGCGCACAGCCGAGAAATATGTAGGCGAATATGTCAACAAGCACGGTCTATGCAAACGAACAGGAAACGGCGAATATGAGAAGGTTAAGCAACAAAACGCAGACGAGCGCAGCCTCCTACCGATGCTTGGAAAGTGCTGA
- a CDS encoding DUF6266 family protein, protein MGKIKQGILGGFNGTVGTVVGGSWKGMAYMRGKAQSIKNPRTEKQMSQRIKFGMAQKFVKVMTAYLKVGFRNYTQHQTATNAAMSHTVRNCMAGKYPAFGIDPSKVLVSSGSLMPGRFCTVKVASNVATFSWEDNSDESHASIDDFAMPLVYNFTKGEAVFTTEDASRIDCKTVLKLPVDWSDDLLSCYIAFASVQNSSVSNSVYVGDVKSDGSVEQGANGILYNDGVIDKNKPNEGSNKGDNGDSSTTTPTNPSEGSGDDGLE, encoded by the coding sequence ATGGGAAAAATTAAACAAGGTATCCTTGGTGGATTCAATGGAACCGTAGGAACAGTAGTTGGTGGTAGTTGGAAGGGCATGGCTTACATGCGTGGCAAGGCCCAGAGTATCAAGAACCCTCGTACCGAGAAACAGATGTCACAGCGCATCAAGTTTGGTATGGCACAGAAGTTTGTCAAAGTGATGACAGCCTATTTGAAAGTGGGTTTCCGCAACTACACCCAGCACCAGACAGCCACCAATGCGGCCATGAGCCACACCGTGCGCAACTGCATGGCAGGCAAGTATCCCGCCTTTGGTATCGACCCTAGCAAGGTATTGGTGAGTAGCGGCTCCTTGATGCCGGGCCGTTTCTGCACGGTGAAAGTGGCAAGCAACGTGGCGACCTTTTCCTGGGAGGACAACTCTGACGAGAGCCACGCCAGCATCGACGATTTCGCCATGCCTCTCGTCTACAATTTCACAAAGGGCGAGGCAGTATTCACCACCGAAGATGCGAGTCGTATAGATTGCAAAACTGTGTTGAAACTCCCTGTCGATTGGTCTGACGACCTTCTCTCCTGCTACATCGCCTTTGCCTCAGTGCAAAACTCAAGCGTGAGCAACTCTGTGTATGTAGGTGACGTGAAGAGCGATGGCAGTGTGGAGCAAGGTGCCAACGGCATCCTCTACAACGACGGTGTCATCGACAAGAACAAACCAAACGAGGGTTCTAACAAGGGTGACAATGGCGACAGCAGCACTACCACCCCAACAAATCCTAGCGAAGGAAGCGGTGACGATGGTCTAGAGTAA
- a CDS encoding ATP-dependent DNA helicase, translated as MNIEELKYQILQQFGFPPTPEQAQALDVFVQFMTDSNPHAVMILRGSAGTGKTSLSGAIVRTLCAVRQKVMLLAPTGRAAKVFSLNSGMPAYTIHRRIYREKAFAGVDGQFNLNDNLYTDTLFMVDEASMIANLGLGGTTFGSGCLLDDLVHFVYQGRNDRLLLIGDKAQLPPVGEEESPALSAAMLQGYGLSVYECDLNEVVRQSQQSGILFNATRIRQMITHDDITQLPKIRFSGFSDIREMPGAELIEALGDSYHQVGLDDTIVVTRSNKRANIFNQGIRNMVLDREEELESGDMLMIVKNNYYWMEEERKKIKERQLSEERKVKSEKFNTLANHTVQSNEVPSHEIPAFLANGDRAKVMKVSRRIDLYGFHFATLLLKFPDYDNYELEATVLLDTLTSEAPALTHDQQEQLFHKIEEDYQDIPLKADRMKAIRQDPYFNALQVKFAYAVTCHKAQGGQWSHVYVDQGYMTDDMLTPDYIHWLYTAFTRATEMLYLVNWPNTQIEG; from the coding sequence ATGAACATTGAAGAGTTAAAATATCAGATATTACAGCAATTTGGCTTTCCGCCAACCCCAGAACAGGCTCAGGCGCTCGATGTTTTCGTGCAGTTTATGACGGATAGTAATCCTCATGCTGTGATGATTCTCCGGGGTAGTGCGGGTACCGGTAAGACATCGCTTTCGGGTGCTATCGTCCGTACGCTCTGTGCCGTTCGCCAGAAGGTGATGCTCCTTGCTCCTACGGGTAGGGCGGCTAAGGTCTTCTCTCTGAACAGCGGGATGCCTGCCTATACCATTCATCGCCGCATCTATCGCGAAAAGGCGTTTGCCGGAGTGGATGGACAGTTCAATCTCAATGATAATCTCTATACTGATACGCTTTTTATGGTAGATGAGGCTTCGATGATTGCCAATCTGGGATTGGGCGGAACCACCTTTGGCAGCGGTTGTCTGCTAGATGATCTGGTTCATTTTGTGTATCAGGGACGTAACGACCGGCTTTTGTTGATTGGCGATAAGGCACAGTTGCCTCCTGTTGGTGAGGAAGAATCACCAGCTCTTTCTGCTGCGATGCTCCAGGGATATGGACTGTCGGTTTATGAGTGCGATTTGAACGAAGTAGTCCGTCAGAGTCAGCAGTCGGGTATTCTATTTAATGCTACCCGTATCCGCCAGATGATTACCCACGATGACATTACCCAACTGCCTAAAATCCGTTTCTCCGGTTTCTCGGATATCAGGGAGATGCCGGGCGCAGAACTCATCGAGGCACTTGGCGACAGCTATCATCAGGTAGGACTTGACGATACCATTGTGGTGACTCGTAGCAACAAGCGCGCCAACATCTTCAACCAGGGCATCCGCAACATGGTGCTTGATAGGGAAGAGGAACTCGAGAGTGGCGACATGCTGATGATTGTGAAGAACAATTATTATTGGATGGAGGAAGAAAGAAAGAAGATAAAGGAAAGGCAATTAAGTGAAGAACGAAAAGTGAAGAGTGAAAAATTTAATACTTTAGCTAATCATACAGTTCAAAGTAACGAAGTTCCAAGTCATGAGATTCCTGCTTTCTTGGCTAATGGAGATAGGGCGAAGGTGATGAAGGTGAGCCGTCGCATCGACCTCTACGGCTTTCATTTTGCCACCCTTCTGTTGAAATTCCCCGATTATGACAATTATGAACTGGAGGCTACGGTATTGCTGGATACCTTGACGAGTGAGGCTCCTGCTTTGACCCATGATCAGCAAGAGCAGCTTTTCCATAAGATAGAGGAAGATTATCAGGACATACCACTGAAGGCAGACCGTATGAAGGCAATCCGGCAAGACCCATATTTCAATGCTCTGCAAGTGAAGTTTGCCTATGCCGTTACCTGTCATAAAGCGCAGGGTGGACAGTGGTCGCATGTTTATGTAGACCAGGGCTATATGACGGATGATATGCTTACTCCCGATTATATCCATTGGCTCTATACTGCTTTCACCCGTGCCACCGAAATGCTATATCTGGTGAATTGGCCAAATACACAGATAGAAGGATGA